In one Rhodococcus sp. B50 genomic region, the following are encoded:
- a CDS encoding PhoH family protein encodes MNATRSVPTRSGSAVAKESAVRTYVLDTSVLLSDPWAVTRFAEHEVVLPLVVIGELEGKRHHHELGWFARESLRLLDDLRQRHGRLDQPIPIGDEGGTLHVELNHTDPMVLPAGFRTDTNDSRILACALNLATEGRDVVLVSKDIPLRVKAGAVGLDADEYHAQDVVISGWTGMTELEVERALIDEMFAEGIVDIDDARDLPCHTGIRLLGGSSSALGRVTADKRVQLVRGDREAFGLHGRSAEQRVALDLLLDESVGIVSLGGKAGTGKSALALTAGLEAVLERRTHRKVVVFRPLYAVGGQELGYLPGTEAEKMNPWGQAVFDTLEGLASSAVLEEVLSRGMLEVLPLTHIRGRSLHDSFVIVDEAQSLERNVLLTVLSRLGAGSRVVLTHDVAQRDNLRVGRHDGVAAVIEKLKGHPLFAHVTLTRSERSPIAALVTEMLEEFAPGV; translated from the coding sequence GTGAACGCAACACGCTCCGTCCCCACCCGCTCCGGTTCTGCCGTTGCGAAAGAATCCGCTGTACGCACCTACGTGCTGGACACTTCAGTGTTGCTCTCCGACCCTTGGGCGGTCACCAGGTTCGCCGAGCACGAAGTGGTCCTTCCGCTGGTGGTCATCGGCGAACTCGAAGGCAAACGGCATCACCACGAACTCGGCTGGTTCGCCCGCGAATCGCTGCGGCTGCTCGACGACCTGCGGCAGCGGCACGGACGCCTCGATCAGCCCATCCCCATCGGGGACGAGGGGGGCACCCTGCACGTGGAGCTCAACCACACCGATCCGATGGTCCTACCCGCCGGCTTCCGCACCGACACCAACGATTCCCGCATCCTCGCGTGTGCCCTGAACCTGGCCACCGAGGGACGCGACGTGGTGCTCGTCAGCAAGGACATCCCGTTACGCGTCAAGGCCGGTGCCGTCGGCCTCGACGCCGACGAGTACCACGCCCAGGATGTGGTGATCTCGGGGTGGACCGGAATGACCGAACTCGAGGTGGAGCGCGCTCTCATCGACGAGATGTTCGCCGAGGGCATCGTCGACATCGACGACGCGCGGGACCTGCCGTGCCACACCGGGATCAGATTGCTCGGTGGTTCGTCCAGCGCGCTGGGCCGGGTCACCGCCGACAAGCGAGTCCAGCTCGTGCGCGGCGATCGGGAGGCGTTCGGATTGCACGGGCGCTCGGCCGAACAGCGCGTCGCACTCGACCTGCTGCTCGACGAATCGGTCGGCATCGTCTCCCTCGGCGGTAAGGCCGGTACCGGCAAATCCGCCCTGGCACTGACGGCCGGACTCGAGGCCGTCCTGGAACGACGCACCCACCGCAAAGTGGTCGTCTTCCGGCCGCTCTACGCGGTGGGCGGGCAGGAACTCGGCTACCTGCCGGGTACCGAAGCCGAGAAGATGAATCCGTGGGGCCAGGCGGTCTTCGACACCCTCGAAGGGCTCGCCAGTTCGGCAGTGCTCGAGGAAGTGCTCAGCCGCGGAATGCTGGAAGTGCTGCCGCTCACGCACATTCGCGGCAGGTCCCTGCACGATTCGTTCGTCATCGTCGACGAGGCGCAGTCACTCGAACGCAACGTGCTGCTGACCGTCCTGTCGCGGCTCGGTGCGGGCTCGCGTGTCGTGCTCACCCACGACGTGGCCCAGCGCGACAATCTGCGTGTCGGCCGGCACGACGGTGTCGCGGCGGTCATCGAGAAACTCAAGGGGCATCCGTTGTTCGCGCACGTGACGCTCACCCGCAGTGAGCGCTCGCCGATCGCGGCGCTGGTGACGGAGATGCTCGAGGAGTTCGCTCCGGGCGTCTGA
- the glyA gene encoding serine hydroxymethyltransferase: MTAAPGADVNTAALNDLDPEVAEAMAGELSRQRDTLEMIASENFVPRAVLQAQGSVLTNKYAEGYPGRRYYGGCENVDVVEDLARNRAKELFGADFANVQPHSGAQANAAVLMALMTPGEKLLGLDLAHGGHLTHGMKLNFSGKLYDVASYGVSKDDHRIDMDEVRDIAVREKPKVIVAGWSAYPRHEDFAAFRSIADEVGAYLWVDMAHFAGLVAAGLHPSPVPYADVVSTTVHKTLGGPRSGLILAKQEWAKKINSAVFPGQQGGPLMHAIAAKAVALKIAAGDEFKDRQQRTLSGARIIADRLSQSDVADKGISVLTGGTDVHLVLVDLRNSQLDGQQGEDALHEVGITVNRNAVPFDPRPPMVTSGLRIGTPALATRGFGDEQFTEVAEIIAQTLIGGADAESLRTRVSALAQSVPLYEGLEDWRLI; encoded by the coding sequence ATGACCGCTGCGCCCGGCGCCGACGTGAACACTGCCGCACTGAACGACCTCGACCCCGAGGTCGCCGAGGCCATGGCCGGCGAGCTGTCGCGTCAGCGCGACACGCTCGAGATGATCGCGTCGGAGAACTTCGTGCCGCGCGCCGTGCTGCAGGCCCAGGGCAGCGTCCTGACCAACAAGTACGCCGAGGGTTACCCCGGCCGTCGCTACTACGGTGGTTGCGAGAACGTCGACGTCGTCGAGGACCTCGCACGTAACCGCGCCAAGGAGCTGTTCGGCGCCGATTTCGCGAACGTCCAGCCGCACTCGGGTGCGCAGGCGAACGCCGCGGTGCTCATGGCGCTGATGACGCCCGGCGAGAAGCTGCTCGGCCTCGATCTCGCGCACGGTGGCCACCTCACGCACGGCATGAAGCTCAACTTCTCCGGCAAGCTGTACGACGTCGCGTCCTACGGGGTCAGCAAGGACGACCACCGCATCGACATGGACGAGGTCCGCGACATCGCCGTGCGCGAGAAGCCGAAGGTCATCGTCGCCGGTTGGTCCGCCTACCCGCGTCACGAGGATTTCGCTGCCTTCCGCTCCATCGCCGACGAGGTCGGTGCGTACCTGTGGGTCGACATGGCGCACTTCGCCGGCCTGGTCGCCGCGGGGCTGCACCCCTCGCCCGTGCCCTACGCCGACGTCGTCTCCACCACCGTGCACAAGACCCTCGGTGGCCCGCGCTCCGGCCTGATCCTCGCCAAGCAGGAGTGGGCGAAGAAGATCAACTCGGCGGTCTTCCCCGGTCAACAGGGCGGACCGCTCATGCACGCCATCGCTGCGAAGGCCGTCGCGCTGAAGATCGCCGCCGGCGACGAGTTCAAGGACCGTCAGCAGCGCACCTTGTCCGGCGCCCGGATCATCGCCGATCGTCTGTCACAGTCCGACGTCGCCGACAAGGGCATCTCGGTGCTCACCGGCGGCACCGACGTGCACCTGGTCCTGGTCGACCTGCGCAACTCGCAGCTCGACGGCCAGCAGGGTGAAGACGCCCTCCACGAGGTCGGCATCACCGTCAACCGCAACGCCGTGCCGTTCGACCCGCGCCCCCCGATGGTCACCTCGGGACTCCGCATCGGCACCCCGGCGCTCGCCACCCGCGGTTTCGGCGACGAGCAGTTCACCGAGGTCGCCGAGATCATCGCGCAGACACTCATCGGTGGCGCCGACGCCGAGTCGCTGCGCACCCGCGTGAGCGCCCTGGCGCAGTCCGTGCCGCTGTACGAGGGCCTCGAGGACTGGCGTCTGATCTGA
- a CDS encoding isochorismatase family protein, with product MAIPSIDPYELPTGDEIPAARVDWTLDASRCALLVHDMQKYFIDAYQRDAEPLATVVPNIVRLREACLAAGIPVVYTMQPGDQHPSRRGILADFWGVGLSTGRDTEVIDELTPGPDDIQVTKWRYSAFQRTDFRQLLAHNGRDQLIVTGVYAHMGCMLSAADAFMSDVAPFMALDATADFSRDEHLMALQYVAKRVGRVETTDALIGSITASARRRDRETEELTASLR from the coding sequence ATGGCCATCCCGAGCATCGATCCGTACGAGTTGCCCACCGGCGACGAGATTCCCGCTGCTCGGGTGGACTGGACGCTCGATGCGTCCCGCTGTGCACTGCTCGTCCACGACATGCAGAAGTACTTCATCGACGCCTACCAGCGCGACGCCGAGCCGCTCGCGACCGTGGTGCCCAACATCGTCCGCCTCCGCGAAGCGTGCCTGGCCGCCGGTATCCCCGTCGTCTACACGATGCAGCCCGGCGACCAGCATCCGTCGCGTCGCGGCATCCTCGCCGACTTCTGGGGCGTCGGCCTGAGCACCGGCCGCGACACGGAGGTCATCGACGAGCTCACCCCCGGCCCGGACGACATCCAGGTCACCAAGTGGCGGTACTCGGCGTTCCAGCGCACCGACTTCCGTCAGTTGCTCGCGCACAACGGCCGCGACCAGCTGATCGTCACCGGCGTCTACGCCCACATGGGCTGCATGCTCAGCGCCGCCGACGCCTTCATGAGCGACGTGGCACCGTTCATGGCTCTCGACGCCACCGCCGACTTCTCTCGCGACGAGCACCTCATGGCGTTGCAGTACGTCGCGAAGCGGGTCGGCCGCGTCGAGACCACGGATGCGCTGATCGGGTCGATCACCGCGTCGGCCCGTCGTCGCGACCGCGAGACCGAAGAGCTCACCGCGTCGCTGCGCTGA